The Ictidomys tridecemlineatus isolate mIctTri1 chromosome 6, mIctTri1.hap1, whole genome shotgun sequence genome includes a region encoding these proteins:
- the LOC144378364 gene encoding olfactory receptor 6C74-like, which produces MKNHTLVTNFIIVGLTEDPDLEIVVFLFLFLTYLLSITGNLTIILLTLLDPHLKTPMYFFLRNFSFLEITLTTACIPRYLVSIVTKDKTISLDACLAQGHFTLLIGITQFFLLAAMSYDRYVAICKPLHYATIMSSRVSHLLVAACWIAAGVAITPGVIVSLTLEFCDGNVIEHIFCDYSPILKLSCTDTHDLQLSNFILAIITLLNTLALVLFSYIKIITTVLKIPSAQERKKAFSTCSSHLIVVSISYGSCIFMYIKPSAEERISLNKGVSMLAVSVAPVLNPFIYSLRNKQVIQALRDLVKRCTFTTLK; this is translated from the coding sequence ATGAAGAACCACACATTAGTGACAAACTTCATTATTGTAGGACTCACAGAGGACCCAGATTTGGAAATTGtagttttccttttcctatttttaacatATCTTTTGAGTATTACAGGAAATCTTACCATCATCCTTCTGACCTTGCTGGATCCCCACCTCAAAACACCCATGTATTTCTTCTTaagaaatttttccttcttagaaATCACACTGACAACTGCCTGCATCCCTAGATACCTGGTCAGCATAGTCACTAAAGACAAGACTATTTCCCTTGATGCTTGTTTGGCTCAGGGACATTTTACTCTTCTTATAGGTATAACACAGTTTTTCCTGTTGGCAGCCAtgtcctatgaccgctatgtggccatctgcaaacctCTTCATTATGCAACCATTATGAGCAGCAGAGTGAGCCACCTGTTGGTTGCTGCCTGTTGGATAGCTGCTGGGGTAGCCATCACCCCTGGAGTTATTGTGAGTTTGACGCTGGAGTTCTGCGATGGCAATGTTATCGAACATATTTTCTGTGACTACTCTCCTATCCTGAAACTCTCCTGCACAGACACACATGACTTACAgttgtcaaattttattttagccattatCACCCTCTTGAATACACTGGCTCTGGTATTGTTCTCTTATATCAAAATCATAACCACTGTTCTGAAGATCCCTTCTGcccaggagagaaagaaagcttTTTCCACCTGTTcctcccacttgattgtggtctCCATCTCTTATGGcagttgtatttttatgtatatcaAACCTTCTGCAGAGGAAAGGATATCTTTAAACAAGGGGGTGTCAATGCTCGCTGTTTCCGTTGCACCTGTACTAAATCCTTTCATTTATTCCCTAAGAAATAAGCAAGTGATACAAGCCCTGAGGGATCTAGTAAAGAGATGTACCTTTACAACTTTGAAATAA